CCCACGACTGGACGCTGAGCCGGCGCATCGTCGAGGCGTCGCCTGTGCCCGTCTGGCTCGCCGGCGGCCTGCGCCCGGAGAACGCGGCCGATGCCGTGCGCAGCGTTCGGCCCTACGGATTGGACATCTGCTCCGGCCTGCGGCCGGCAGGCGCGCTCGATCCGGACCGCCTGCGCGCCTTCGCCGAGGCCCTGGCCGCGGCTTGACCTGAGCGGCGGATTGTGTAACCTTTCATCCGGATATACGGATGAAGCGATCGCCTCTCGTTGACCGCCTCTCGGCCCTGGCCGACCCCATTCGCGCCCGGGCCCTCCTCCTCCTGGAGCGGCACGAGCTGACGGTCACCGAGTTGCGGTCGGTGCTGCAACTCCCGCAGTCGACGGTGAGCCGCCACCTCAAGGTGCTCGCCGAGTCCGGATGGCTCGTCGCCCGCGAGGACGGCACCAGCAATCGGTATCGGCTCGACCTCAAGGCACTCGACGCCTCGGCCCGAAAGCTCTGGGCGGCGGTGCGGGAGGACGCGGAGGACTTGCCGTCCGCGGCGCGCGACGCGCAGCGGGTGAAGGGTGTGCTGGCCGAACGGCACACGCGGTCGCAGCAGTTCTTCGCGAGCTCTGCGGCGCAGTGGGACAAGATGCGCGCCGAGCTCTTCGGGACACGCAGCGAGTTGTTTGCACTGGTCGGCTTGTTGGATGCCGATGCCGTGGTCGGGGACCTCGGCTGCGGGGCGGGCCAGCTGACGGAAGTCATCGCGCCATTCGTGCGCCGCGTGATCGCGGTCGACGAGTCGCCGGCGATGTTGAAGGCGGCGCGGGCCCGCTTGGCGGCGCTGAAGAATGTCGAGCTCCGCAGTGGGAGCATCGAGGAACTGCCGGTGGATGATGCCGCGCTGGACGTGGCGGTGCTGTCGCTGGTGCTGCACTACGTGACGGAACCGGTGGCGGTGTTGACCGGCATCCGTCGCGCGCTGAAGCCGAAGGGTGGCCGCCTGTTGCTGGTCGACATGCTGCCGCACGACCGCGCCGAGTATCGGCAGACAATGGGACACGTCTGGCTGGGCTTCGACGCGGAGCAGGTGCAGCAGTGGGGGAGGGAAGCGGGGTTCGCA
This window of the Gemmatimonadaceae bacterium genome carries:
- a CDS encoding metalloregulator ArsR/SmtB family transcription factor, giving the protein MKRSPLVDRLSALADPIRARALLLLERHELTVTELRSVLQLPQSTVSRHLKVLAESGWLVAREDGTSNRYRLDLKALDASARKLWAAVREDAEDLPSAARDAQRVKGVLAERHTRSQQFFASSAAQWDKMRAELFGTRSELFALVGLLDADAVVGDLGCGAGQLTEVIAPFVRRVIAVDESPAMLKAARARLAALKNVELRSGSIEELPVDDAALDVAVLSLVLHYVTEPVAVLTGIRRALKPKGGRLLLVDMLPHDRAEYRQTMGHVWLGFDAEQVQQWGREAGFASVRVHPIPSATAAKGPSLFSAVLQA